A stretch of DNA from Nitrosopumilus zosterae:
GAAAAACTTCTTTAAGATTACCTCTGGGTTTTCTGATGTTTTTGAAGATCTTCCATATGGTAAATCAGTAACAATTCCATCAAACTCATCAGATATTTCTACTAATTCTTGAAAATCTGTGTTCAAAATTCTCGATTTATACCCATTTACCTTGAGATTTTCTTTTGAAATTGCACACATTTTTTCATCAAAATCTAACCCAATTGCATTAATTCCCATGGATTCAGCCTCTAAGAGAGTTGTGCCTGTACCGCAAAATGGATCACATACAGTTTCTCCCTCCTTCATTCCTGCTAAGTTAATCATAGCTCTAGTCAATTTCCAATCTAATTCATGAGGATATTTAGTGACCTTTTTTGGTTTATTCTCTTCTTTGATTCTCTTTGAGAATCCAAAAAAATTTTCTTTATCAGTAAAAATCAGATATACAGTAATGTCGGGATCTTCTAATTTCACTTTTGCATTAGAAAATTTTGAAATCATATCTCCCATCGATCTCTCTAATTCAGAGATATTGAATTGATTTAATGATAAATTTATTATTCTACAAACAAAGGTTTTAGCATTTTTTAATACACCTAAATTTTCCTCATCTAAAAATAAGCCAGACATCTTTCTTAAAATTTGACCAGAAATTTTTACAAA
This window harbors:
- a CDS encoding TRM11 family SAM-dependent methyltransferase, producing MPENFFILSKDHLELATDEIIALSKMYDRFSKIKIISNLIIIQSKTNWEKITKRASFVKISGQILRKMSGLFLDEENLGVLKNAKTFVCRIINLSLNQFNISELERSMGDMISKFSNAKVKLEDPDITVYLIFTDKENFFGFSKRIKEENKPKKVTKYPHELDWKLTRAMINLAGMKEGETVCDPFCGTGTTLLEAESMGINAIGLDFDEKMCAISKENLKVNGYKSRILNTDFQELVEISDEFDGIVTDLPYGRSSKTSENPEVILKKFFSILPKRKKVAVMYKKELDNKLKLKGLKKYEIYRHKSLTRTILIK